From Pseudomonas fluorescens, one genomic window encodes:
- the glnK gene encoding P-II family nitrogen regulator, with product MKLVTAIIKPFKLDDVRESLSEIGVQGITVTEVKGFGRQKGHTELYRGAEYVVDFLPKVKIDVAIDDKDLDRVIEAITKAANTGKIGDGKIFVVNLEQAIRIRTGETDTDAI from the coding sequence ATGAAGCTAGTCACTGCCATCATCAAGCCGTTCAAATTGGATGACGTACGCGAGTCGTTGTCAGAGATCGGCGTGCAGGGCATTACCGTCACTGAGGTCAAAGGCTTCGGTCGGCAGAAGGGTCACACCGAGCTGTATCGCGGCGCGGAATACGTGGTCGATTTCCTGCCCAAGGTGAAGATCGATGTCGCCATTGACGACAAGGATCTTGATCGGGTTATCGAGGCGATAACCAAGGCGGCCAACACCGGCAAGATTGGTGACGGCAAGATCTTCGTGGTCAATCTGGAACAGGCGATTCGCATCCGTACCGGCGAAACCGATACCGACGCAATCTAA
- a CDS encoding YifB family Mg chelatase-like AAA ATPase — MSLSIVHSRAQVGVEAPAVTVEVHLANGLPSLTMVGLPEAAVKESKDRVRSAIINSGLQFPARRITLNLAPADLPKDGGRFDLAIALGILSASVQVPTLNLDDVECLGELALSGEVRAVRGVLPAALAARQAGRSLVVPWANAEEACLASGLKVIAVHHLLEAVAHFNGHTPIEPYASDGLLHASKPYPDLSEVQGQAGAKRALLVAAAGAHNLLFCGPPGTGKTLLASRLPGLLPPLTEGEALEVAAIQSVASCMPLSHWPQRPFRQPHHSASGPALVGGSSKPQPGEITLAHHGVLFLDELPEFDRKVLEVLREPMESGYIVISRARDRVRFPARFQLVAAMNPCPCGYLGEPSGRCSCTPDMVQRYRNKLSGPLLDRIDLHLTVAREATALNPAVAPGDSSASAAERVAQAREIQQQRQGCANAFLDLPGLKSHCKLSTTDESWLENACERLTLSLRAAHRLLKVSRTLADLEQADTISREHLAEALQYRPANQ; from the coding sequence ATGTCCCTATCCATCGTCCACAGCCGCGCCCAGGTCGGTGTCGAGGCGCCTGCCGTTACTGTTGAAGTGCATCTGGCCAATGGCTTGCCGTCGCTGACGATGGTCGGCTTGCCCGAAGCGGCGGTGAAGGAAAGCAAGGACCGGGTGCGCAGTGCGATCATCAATTCCGGACTGCAATTTCCCGCACGGCGCATCACCCTGAATCTCGCACCCGCCGACCTGCCCAAGGACGGCGGCCGGTTCGATCTGGCGATTGCCCTGGGGATCCTCTCTGCCAGTGTGCAAGTCCCGACCCTGAACCTGGATGACGTCGAGTGCCTGGGTGAGCTGGCGTTGTCCGGCGAGGTCCGGGCGGTTCGCGGTGTGCTCCCGGCGGCACTCGCGGCGCGTCAGGCCGGACGCAGCCTGGTGGTGCCCTGGGCCAATGCCGAGGAAGCATGCCTGGCTTCCGGACTGAAGGTGATCGCGGTGCATCACCTGCTCGAGGCGGTGGCGCATTTCAACGGGCACACGCCCATCGAACCTTATGCCTCCGATGGCTTGCTGCATGCCAGCAAACCCTATCCCGACCTCAGCGAAGTACAAGGCCAGGCCGGCGCCAAGCGGGCCCTGCTGGTTGCGGCGGCAGGTGCACATAACCTGTTGTTCTGTGGACCGCCAGGCACCGGGAAGACCTTGCTGGCCAGTCGTCTGCCGGGGCTGCTGCCACCCCTGACCGAAGGCGAGGCACTGGAGGTCGCGGCAATCCAGTCAGTTGCCAGCTGCATGCCCTTGAGCCATTGGCCGCAGCGGCCTTTTCGACAACCGCACCACTCGGCTTCCGGACCGGCGCTGGTGGGCGGCAGCTCTAAGCCCCAGCCCGGGGAAATTACCTTGGCCCATCACGGTGTACTGTTTCTGGACGAGCTTCCGGAGTTCGATCGCAAGGTTCTGGAGGTCCTGCGCGAGCCCATGGAATCCGGGTACATTGTGATTTCTCGAGCCCGCGACCGCGTACGATTTCCGGCACGCTTCCAATTGGTCGCAGCGATGAATCCCTGTCCCTGCGGTTATCTCGGCGAGCCCAGCGGCCGCTGTTCCTGCACGCCCGATATGGTCCAGCGCTACCGCAACAAACTCTCCGGCCCTTTGCTCGACCGCATCGATTTGCACCTGACCGTCGCCCGCGAGGCGACCGCGCTAAACCCTGCCGTAGCGCCCGGTGACAGCAGCGCGAGCGCCGCCGAGCGGGTCGCCCAGGCCCGTGAAATCCAACAGCAGCGCCAAGGCTGCGCCAATGCCTTTCTCGATCTGCCGGGCCTGAAAAGCCACTGCAAGTTATCCACAACTGACGAAAGCTGGCTGGAAAACGCCTGCGAGCGGTTGACCTTGTCGCTGAGGGCTGCGCACCGGCTGCTCAAGGTGTCGCGGACTCTGGCGGACCTTGAGCAAGCCGACACCATCAGCCGCGAGCACCTGGCCGAAGCGCTGCAATACCGACCAGCGAATCAGTGA
- a CDS encoding ammonium transporter produces the protein MTLRKFAGLGALLSIVMPSLAMAADEVAAPVLNSGDTAWMLTSTALVLFMTIPGLALFYAGMVRSKNVLSVMMQCFAITGLISVLWVIYGYSIAFDTTGMEQGVVNFNSFFGGMGKAFLAGVTPASLTGPAALFPEAVFITFQMTFAIITPALIVGAFAERMKFSAMLVFMGIWFTLVYAPIAHMVWSGNGGLMWDWGVLDFAGGTVVHINAGIAGLVCCLVLGKRKGFPTTPMAPHNLGYTLMGAAMLWVGWFGFNAGSAAAANGTAGMAMLVTQIATAAAALGWMLAEWLTHGKPSALGIASGVVAGLVAITPAAGTVGPMGALVIGLSAGVVCFFCATTLKRKMGYDDSLDAFGVHGIGGILGAILTGVFAAPALGGFGTVTDIAAQVWIQCKGVGFTVIYTGIVTYIILKVLDAVMGLRVTEEEEAVGLDLAQHNERGYNL, from the coding sequence ATGACTCTGCGTAAATTCGCAGGGCTAGGAGCCCTGTTGTCCATCGTAATGCCCAGCCTGGCCATGGCGGCAGACGAAGTGGCGGCCCCAGTCCTCAACTCCGGCGACACTGCATGGATGTTGACCTCGACAGCCCTCGTGCTGTTCATGACCATTCCCGGCCTGGCTTTGTTCTACGCCGGTATGGTGCGCTCGAAAAACGTTCTTTCCGTGATGATGCAGTGCTTCGCCATTACCGGGTTGATCAGTGTTCTGTGGGTCATTTATGGCTACAGCATCGCGTTCGATACCACGGGTATGGAGCAGGGCGTCGTCAACTTCAACTCGTTCTTTGGCGGCATGGGCAAGGCGTTTCTCGCCGGTGTCACACCAGCGAGTCTGACTGGCCCGGCGGCGCTGTTCCCCGAGGCGGTATTCATCACCTTCCAGATGACCTTCGCGATCATCACTCCGGCGCTGATCGTCGGTGCTTTCGCCGAGCGCATGAAATTCTCCGCGATGCTGGTCTTCATGGGTATCTGGTTCACCCTGGTCTACGCACCTATTGCGCACATGGTCTGGTCCGGCAACGGCGGCCTGATGTGGGACTGGGGCGTGCTGGACTTCGCTGGCGGCACTGTAGTGCACATCAACGCCGGTATCGCTGGTCTGGTTTGCTGCCTGGTGCTGGGCAAGCGTAAAGGCTTCCCGACCACGCCGATGGCTCCGCATAACCTGGGTTACACCCTGATGGGCGCGGCCATGCTGTGGGTCGGCTGGTTTGGTTTCAACGCCGGTTCCGCCGCTGCGGCCAACGGCACTGCGGGCATGGCGATGCTGGTCACCCAGATCGCAACCGCTGCTGCAGCCCTGGGCTGGATGCTGGCCGAGTGGTTGACCCATGGTAAGCCAAGCGCACTGGGCATTGCCTCGGGCGTGGTAGCCGGCCTGGTAGCGATTACTCCAGCGGCAGGCACCGTGGGCCCAATGGGCGCTCTGGTGATCGGTCTGTCGGCGGGCGTGGTGTGCTTCTTCTGCGCCACCACCCTGAAACGCAAAATGGGTTACGACGATTCCCTCGACGCCTTCGGCGTGCACGGTATCGGCGGCATCCTCGGCGCGATCCTGACCGGTGTCTTCGCAGCACCGGCCCTGGGCGGTTTCGGCACTGTGACTGACATCGCCGCACAAGTCTGGATTCAGTGCAAAGGCGTAGGTTTCACGGTGATCTACACCGGTATCGTTACCTACATCATCCTCAAGGTGCTGGATGCCGTCATGGGTCTGCGTGTCACCGAGGAGGAAGAGGCAGTCGGCCTGGACCTGGCTCAACACAACGAGCGCGGCTACAACTTGTAA
- a CDS encoding accessory factor UbiK family protein yields the protein MLAPKDLLDALSGHASRLFSGDTPLPKSEIESQFKALLQSGFSKLDLVSREEFDSQMVVLARTRARLESLEAKVAELEARLNPNAE from the coding sequence ATGCTTGCACCCAAAGACCTGCTCGACGCCCTCAGCGGCCATGCCTCCCGCCTGTTCAGCGGCGATACGCCGTTGCCGAAAAGCGAAATCGAAAGCCAGTTCAAAGCCCTGCTGCAAAGCGGCTTCAGCAAGCTGGACCTGGTAAGCCGGGAAGAGTTCGACAGCCAGATGGTCGTGCTGGCGCGCACCCGGGCGCGGCTGGAGAGTCTTGAAGCGAAAGTGGCGGAGCTCGAAGCCAGACTCAATCCGAACGCCGAGTAA